One window from the genome of Pseudomonas fluorescens encodes:
- a CDS encoding peptidoglycan D,D-transpeptidase FtsI family protein yields the protein MKLEGALFPWRFRLVLGLLGIMVAAISWRIIDLQVVDRDFLKGQGDARSVRHIPIPAHRGLITDRNGEPLAVSTPVTTLWANAKEMQLAKEKWPALAAALGQDPKALAERLEAQANKEFIYLVRGLTPEQGQSVLDLKVPGVYGIEEFRRFYPAGEVTAHMVGFTDIDDRGREGVELAYDEWLAGVAGKRQVIKDRRGRLIKDVQVTKNAKAGKPLALSIDLRLQYLANRELRNAIVENGAKAGSLVIMDVKTGEILAMVNQPTYNPNNRRNLQPAMMRNRAMIDVFEPGSTMKAVSMAAALETGRWKPSDTVEVYPGTLQIGKYTIRDVSKTEGPVLDLTGILINSSNVGMSKIAFDIGGETIYRLAQKIGLGQDTGLGFPGERVGNLPNYRDWRKAETATLSYGYGVSVTAIQLVHAFSALANNGRMAPLTLIKTDKAPQTTQVIPENVAKTMQGMLQQVIEAPRGVYRAQVPAYHVAGKSGTARKTSVGTKGYAENSYRSLFAGFGPMSDPRYAIVVVIDEPSKAGYFGGLVSAPVFSKVMSGTLRLMNITPDNLPPTQQANTAPVVPLKAEGGRG from the coding sequence ATGAAACTCGAAGGGGCGCTGTTCCCGTGGCGGTTTCGTCTGGTCCTGGGCTTGCTCGGGATCATGGTGGCGGCGATTTCGTGGCGCATCATCGACCTGCAGGTCGTCGACCGTGATTTCCTCAAGGGGCAGGGCGATGCCCGCAGTGTGCGGCATATTCCGATCCCGGCTCACCGTGGCCTGATCACCGACCGCAATGGCGAACCCCTGGCCGTGAGTACCCCGGTGACCACCTTGTGGGCCAACGCCAAGGAAATGCAGTTGGCCAAGGAAAAATGGCCGGCCTTGGCCGCCGCCCTCGGGCAGGACCCCAAGGCCCTGGCCGAGCGCCTCGAAGCCCAGGCCAACAAGGAATTCATTTACCTGGTGCGCGGCTTGACGCCCGAGCAGGGCCAGAGCGTGCTCGACTTGAAAGTACCCGGTGTCTACGGCATCGAAGAGTTCCGGCGTTTCTACCCGGCCGGTGAAGTCACGGCCCACATGGTCGGGTTTACCGACATCGATGACCGGGGCCGGGAAGGTGTCGAACTGGCCTATGACGAATGGCTCGCCGGGGTCGCCGGCAAGCGACAGGTCATCAAGGACCGGCGCGGCCGGCTGATCAAGGATGTCCAAGTCACCAAAAACGCCAAGGCCGGCAAGCCCTTGGCGTTGTCCATTGACCTGCGCCTGCAATATCTTGCCAACCGCGAGCTGCGCAATGCCATCGTCGAGAACGGTGCCAAGGCTGGCAGCCTGGTGATCATGGACGTGAAGACCGGCGAGATCCTGGCGATGGTCAATCAGCCGACCTACAACCCGAACAACCGTCGCAACCTGCAGCCGGCGATGATGCGCAACCGCGCGATGATCGACGTGTTCGAGCCGGGTTCGACCATGAAGGCCGTGTCCATGGCCGCCGCCCTGGAAACCGGGCGCTGGAAGCCGAGCGATACCGTCGAGGTGTACCCGGGCACCCTGCAGATTGGCAAGTACACCATTCGCGACGTGTCCAAGACCGAAGGTCCGGTGCTCGACCTGACCGGCATCCTGATCAACTCCAGTAACGTTGGCATGAGCAAGATCGCCTTCGATATCGGCGGCGAAACGATCTATCGCCTGGCCCAGAAAATCGGCCTCGGCCAGGACACCGGCCTGGGCTTCCCGGGCGAGCGTGTCGGCAACCTGCCGAACTACCGTGACTGGCGCAAGGCTGAAACCGCCACGTTGTCCTACGGCTACGGTGTTTCCGTGACCGCGATCCAGTTGGTCCATGCGTTTTCCGCCCTGGCGAACAACGGGCGCATGGCACCGCTGACCCTGATCAAGACCGACAAGGCGCCGCAGACCACCCAGGTGATCCCGGAAAATGTCGCCAAGACCATGCAGGGCATGCTGCAGCAGGTGATCGAGGCGCCGCGTGGTGTCTATCGCGCCCAGGTGCCGGCGTACCACGTGGCAGGTAAATCGGGTACGGCCCGTAAAACCTCCGTGGGCACCAAAGGCTACGCCGAGAACTCCTACCGTTCGCTGTTTGCCGGCTTCGGCCCGATGAGCGACCCGCGCTACGCCATCGTCGTGGTCATCGACGAACCGAGCAAGGCGGGTTATTTCGGTGGCCTGGTCTCGGCGCCGGTGTTCAGCAAAGTGATGTCCGGCACCCTGCGCCTGATGAACATTACCCCGGATAACCTGCCGCCGACCCAGCAGGCCAATACCGCACCGGTCGTTCCCTTGAAAGCCGAAGGAGGGCGTGGCTGA
- a CDS encoding UDP-N-acetylmuramoyl-L-alanyl-D-glutamate--2,6-diaminopimelate ligase, with the protein MSLSLNKIFAHAGHDLLIRELALDSRNVRAGDLFLAVPGARVDGRDHIADALKRGAAAVAYEVQGATVLPITDVPLIPVKGLAAQLSDIAGRFYGDPSRHLNLVGVTGTNGKTSVTQLVAQALDLLGQHCGIVGTLGNGFHGALESGLHTTPNPIAVQATLADLKKAGAKAVAMEVSSHGLDQGRVTALAFDVAVLTNLSRDHLDYHGTMQAYGEAKAKLFAWNDLKCRVINLDDEFGRQLAADKRESRLITYSLEDTSAYLYIRQAQFNDEGVRATLVTPQGEHHLRSTLLGRFNLSNVLAAIGALLGLDYALDEILKVLPKLEGPAGRMQRLGGGAQPLVVVDYAHTPDALEKVLTALRPHAKGKLLCLFGCGGDRDRGKRPLMAEVVERLADGVLVTDDNPRSEDPLRIFDDIRAGFTAVDKVNFVAGRGQAIAQLIASASADDVIVLAGKGHEDYQEINGERHAFSDLVEADHALTAWEVAHA; encoded by the coding sequence ATGTCCTTGAGCCTGAACAAGATTTTCGCCCACGCCGGTCACGATCTGCTGATTCGTGAATTGGCCCTGGACAGCCGCAATGTACGTGCCGGGGACTTGTTCCTGGCAGTGCCGGGCGCCCGTGTCGATGGCCGCGACCATATCGCCGACGCCTTGAAGCGTGGCGCGGCTGCCGTGGCTTATGAAGTGCAAGGCGCCACCGTGCTGCCCATCACTGATGTTCCCTTGATTCCGGTCAAGGGCCTGGCGGCGCAGCTGTCGGACATCGCCGGGCGTTTTTATGGCGACCCGAGCCGTCACCTGAACCTGGTGGGCGTGACGGGTACCAACGGCAAGACCAGCGTGACCCAGTTGGTGGCCCAGGCGTTGGACCTGCTCGGCCAGCATTGCGGCATTGTCGGCACCTTGGGCAACGGTTTTCATGGCGCGCTGGAAAGCGGCCTGCACACCACGCCGAACCCGATTGCCGTGCAAGCGACCCTGGCGGACCTGAAGAAGGCCGGTGCCAAGGCCGTTGCGATGGAAGTCTCGTCCCATGGCCTGGACCAGGGCCGAGTGACGGCGCTGGCATTCGATGTGGCGGTGTTGACCAACCTGTCCCGGGACCACCTGGATTACCACGGCACCATGCAGGCCTACGGCGAAGCCAAGGCCAAGCTGTTTGCCTGGAATGATTTGAAATGCCGGGTCATCAACCTCGATGACGAGTTCGGTCGGCAACTGGCCGCCGACAAGCGCGAGTCCCGGTTGATCACCTATAGCCTGGAAGATACCAGCGCCTACCTTTATATACGTCAGGCGCAGTTCAATGACGAAGGCGTGCGCGCCACGCTGGTCACGCCCCAGGGCGAGCACCATTTGCGCAGCACCTTGCTCGGCCGCTTCAACCTGAGCAACGTATTGGCGGCCATTGGCGCCTTGCTCGGCCTGGACTATGCGCTGGACGAAATTCTCAAGGTGTTGCCAAAGCTCGAAGGGCCAGCCGGGCGCATGCAGCGCCTTGGCGGTGGGGCCCAACCGTTGGTGGTGGTCGATTACGCCCATACCCCTGACGCGTTGGAAAAAGTCCTCACGGCCCTGCGTCCTCACGCCAAGGGCAAGTTGCTGTGCCTGTTCGGCTGCGGTGGCGATCGTGATCGCGGCAAGCGGCCATTGATGGCCGAAGTCGTGGAGCGGCTGGCAGACGGCGTGCTGGTCACCGACGACAACCCGCGCAGCGAAGACCCACTGCGAATTTTCGACGACATCCGCGCCGGTTTTACCGCTGTGGATAAGGTCAACTTCGTCGCTGGTCGCGGCCAGGCCATCGCCCAGTTGATCGCCAGCGCCTCGGCGGACGATGTCATCGTCCTGGCAGGCAAGGGCCACGAGGACTATCAGGAAATCAACGGCGAACGCCATGCGTTCTCCGATCTGGTGGAAGCCGATCACGCCCTGACCGCGTGGGAGGTGGCTCATGCTTAA
- a CDS encoding UDP-N-acetylmuramoyl-tripeptide--D-alanyl-D-alanine ligase has product MLKALKLSELTNALNARLIAADASFDGVSIDSRAIAPGQLFVALAGPRFDGHDYLNEVAGKGAVAALVEREVSNSTLPQLLVNDTRQALGQLGALNRAAYGNPVAAITGSSGKTTVKEMLASILRTRGPVLATRGNLNNDLGVPLTLLELAPEHSAAVIELGASRLGEIAYTVAMTKPHVAVLNNAGTAHVGEFGGPEKIVEAKGEIIEGLDADGVAVLNLDDKAFEIWKTRAGERKVLTFALSNLAANFYASDLDRDARGCPAFNLHSPDGAERVQLNLLGTHNVANALAAAAAAHALGVSLPGIVAGLNAVQPVKGRSVAQLASNGMRVIDDTYNANPSSMCAAVDILAGFSGRTVLVLGDIGELGEWAQQGHHDVGAYARGKVDALYAVGPMMAHAVAAFGEHARHFTTQAELIQALGAEQDPNTTLLIKGSRSAAMENIVAALCGASTEKH; this is encoded by the coding sequence ATGCTTAAGGCCCTGAAACTCAGCGAACTGACCAACGCCCTGAATGCGCGCCTCATCGCCGCGGACGCCAGCTTCGACGGCGTCAGCATCGACAGCCGGGCGATCGCACCGGGGCAATTGTTCGTCGCCCTGGCCGGGCCGCGTTTCGATGGCCACGATTACTTGAACGAGGTCGCGGGCAAAGGTGCGGTCGCAGCCCTGGTCGAGCGGGAAGTGAGCAACAGCACGTTGCCGCAATTGCTCGTCAACGACACTCGCCAGGCCCTGGGCCAGCTCGGTGCACTGAACCGTGCGGCGTATGGCAACCCGGTCGCCGCCATCACCGGCTCCAGCGGCAAGACCACGGTCAAGGAAATGCTTGCCAGCATCCTGCGCACCCGCGGTCCGGTGCTGGCGACCCGTGGCAACCTGAACAACGACCTCGGCGTGCCGCTGACCTTGCTGGAGCTGGCGCCGGAACACAGCGCCGCCGTCATCGAGCTGGGGGCTTCGCGGCTCGGCGAGATTGCCTACACCGTGGCGATGACCAAGCCTCATGTGGCGGTGCTCAACAACGCCGGTACCGCCCACGTCGGCGAGTTCGGCGGCCCGGAAAAAATCGTCGAGGCCAAGGGCGAGATCATCGAAGGGCTGGATGCCGATGGCGTCGCCGTGCTGAATCTCGACGACAAGGCTTTCGAAATCTGGAAGACCCGGGCGGGCGAGCGCAAGGTGCTGACCTTTGCCCTGAGCAACCTCGCCGCGAATTTCTACGCCAGCGACCTGGACCGTGATGCCCGTGGTTGCCCGGCCTTCAACCTGCACAGCCCCGACGGCGCCGAGCGGGTCCAGCTGAACCTGCTGGGTACCCATAACGTTGCCAACGCCCTGGCCGCGGCGGCTGCCGCCCATGCCCTGGGTGTGTCGCTGCCGGGCATCGTCGCCGGGCTGAACGCCGTGCAGCCGGTCAAGGGCCGCTCCGTCGCGCAACTGGCCAGCAACGGCATGCGCGTCATCGACGACACCTACAACGCCAACCCGTCGTCCATGTGCGCGGCCGTGGACATCCTCGCCGGTTTCTCCGGCCGCACCGTGCTGGTGCTGGGGGATATCGGTGAACTGGGCGAGTGGGCGCAACAGGGCCATCACGACGTTGGTGCCTATGCCCGCGGCAAGGTCGATGCGCTGTATGCGGTCGGTCCGATGATGGCCCATGCGGTCGCCGCGTTTGGCGAACACGCGCGGCATTTCACCACTCAAGCCGAACTGATCCAGGCCCTGGGCGCCGAGCAGGACCCGAACACCACCTTATTGATCAAGGGCTCACGCAGCGCAGCGATGGAAAACATCGTCGCGGCACTGTGCGGCGCCTCCACGGAGAAACATTAA
- the mraY gene encoding phospho-N-acetylmuramoyl-pentapeptide-transferase, translating to MLLLLAEYLQQFHKGFAVFQYLTLRGILGVLTALSLSLFLGPWMIRTLQNLQIGQSVRNDGPQSHLSKSGTPTMGGALILSSIGISTLLWADLANRYVWVVLLVTLLFGAIGWVDDYRKVIEKNSRGLPSRWKYFWQSVFGLGAAIFLYMTAASPVETTLILPMLKDYSIPLGAGFIVLTYLVIVGSSNAVNLTDGLDGLAIMPTVMVGGALGIFCYLSGNVKFAEYLLIPYVPGAGELIVFCGALIGAGLGFLWFNTYPAQVFMGDVGALALGAALGTIAVIVRQEIVLFIMGGVFVMETLSVVIQVASFKLTGRRVFRMAPIHHHFELKGWPEPRVIVRFWIITVILVLIGLATLKLR from the coding sequence ATGCTGCTGCTGCTAGCGGAGTACCTGCAACAGTTCCACAAAGGCTTCGCGGTCTTCCAGTACCTGACCCTGCGCGGGATCCTGGGTGTGCTGACCGCGTTGTCGTTGTCGCTGTTCCTGGGCCCGTGGATGATCCGCACCCTGCAGAACCTGCAGATCGGCCAGTCGGTCCGTAACGACGGTCCGCAATCGCACCTGTCCAAATCCGGCACCCCGACCATGGGTGGCGCGTTGATCCTGTCGTCCATCGGCATCAGCACCTTGCTCTGGGCCGACCTGGCGAACCGCTACGTCTGGGTCGTGCTGTTGGTGACTTTGCTTTTCGGTGCCATCGGCTGGGTCGATGATTACCGCAAGGTGATCGAGAAGAACTCCCGGGGGCTGCCGAGCCGCTGGAAATATTTCTGGCAGTCGGTGTTCGGCCTCGGCGCGGCGATCTTCCTTTACATGACCGCCGCCTCGCCGGTGGAAACCACCCTGATCCTGCCGATGCTCAAGGACTACAGCATTCCGCTGGGCGCCGGTTTCATCGTGCTGACCTACCTGGTGATCGTTGGCTCGAGCAACGCGGTCAACCTCACCGACGGCCTCGACGGCCTGGCGATCATGCCGACGGTCATGGTCGGCGGCGCGTTGGGAATCTTCTGCTACCTGTCGGGTAACGTGAAGTTCGCCGAATACCTGCTGATCCCTTATGTGCCGGGGGCGGGCGAGCTGATCGTGTTCTGCGGTGCACTGATCGGTGCCGGCCTGGGCTTTTTGTGGTTCAACACCTACCCGGCGCAAGTCTTCATGGGCGATGTCGGCGCGCTGGCGCTGGGCGCGGCCCTGGGCACCATCGCGGTGATCGTTCGCCAGGAAATCGTCCTGTTCATCATGGGCGGCGTGTTCGTGATGGAGACCCTGTCAGTCGTCATTCAGGTTGCTTCCTTTAAATTGACCGGCCGCCGCGTATTCCGCATGGCGCCGATCCACCACCACTTTGAACTCAAGGGCTGGCCCGAGCCGCGTGTGATCGTCCGTTTCTGGATCATCACCGTGATTCTGGTGCTGATCGGCCTTGCCACCCTGAAGCTGAGGTAG
- the murD gene encoding UDP-N-acetylmuramoyl-L-alanine--D-glutamate ligase — MSLIASDHFRIVVGLGKSGMSLVRFLANRGVSFAVADTRENPPELATLRRDYPQVDVRCGELDVEFLCRADELYVSPGLALATPALQAAAARGVKLSGDIELFARNAKAPIVAISGSNAKSTVTTLVGEMATAAGKRVAVGGNLGTPALDLLSDDVELYVMELSSFQLETTDHLGAEVATVLNVSEDHMDRYSGLPAYHLAKHRIFRGARQVVFNRQDALTRPLLGEGMPCWSFGLGVPDFKGFGLREENGEKYLAFEFQNLMPVRELKIRGAHNQANALAALALGHAVGLPFDAMLSALRTFAGLEHRCQWVRDLDGVAWYNDSKATNVGAALAAIEGLGADIAGKLVLIAGGDGKGADFKDLRDPVAANCRAVVLMGRDRELIAQALGDAVPLVRVGSLDEAVQQCRALAQPGDAVLLSPACASFDMFKNYEERGQLFARAAEDLA; from the coding sequence GTGTCCCTGATCGCTTCTGACCACTTCCGCATCGTTGTCGGCCTCGGCAAGAGCGGCATGTCCCTGGTTCGCTTCCTGGCGAACCGGGGCGTGTCGTTTGCCGTGGCCGACACGCGGGAAAATCCGCCTGAGCTGGCCACGCTGCGCCGTGACTATCCCCAGGTGGACGTGCGTTGTGGCGAGCTGGACGTCGAATTCCTGTGCCGCGCCGATGAGCTCTACGTGAGCCCCGGCCTGGCCCTGGCGACTCCGGCCCTGCAGGCGGCCGCTGCCCGTGGCGTGAAACTGTCCGGCGACATCGAGCTGTTCGCGCGTAACGCCAAGGCGCCGATCGTTGCCATCAGCGGTTCGAACGCCAAGAGCACCGTCACCACCCTGGTGGGCGAGATGGCCACGGCGGCCGGCAAGCGCGTCGCCGTGGGCGGCAACCTCGGTACCCCGGCCCTGGACCTGCTCAGCGACGACGTCGAGCTGTACGTGATGGAGCTGTCGAGCTTCCAGCTGGAAACCACCGACCACCTGGGCGCCGAAGTGGCCACCGTGCTCAACGTCAGCGAAGACCACATGGACCGCTACAGCGGCCTGCCGGCCTATCACCTGGCCAAGCACCGGATCTTCCGCGGGGCCCGGCAGGTGGTGTTCAACCGCCAGGACGCCTTGACCCGTCCGTTGCTGGGCGAGGGCATGCCGTGCTGGTCCTTCGGCCTGGGGGTTCCGGATTTCAAAGGCTTCGGCTTGCGCGAAGAGAATGGCGAGAAATACCTGGCCTTCGAATTCCAGAACCTGATGCCGGTGCGCGAACTGAAGATTCGTGGCGCCCATAACCAGGCCAATGCCCTGGCCGCGTTGGCCCTGGGGCATGCGGTCGGCCTGCCGTTCGACGCCATGCTATCGGCCCTGCGCACGTTTGCCGGTCTCGAACACCGCTGCCAGTGGGTGCGCGACCTTGATGGCGTGGCCTGGTACAACGACTCCAAGGCCACCAACGTCGGTGCCGCGCTGGCGGCCATCGAAGGGTTGGGGGCGGACATCGCAGGCAAGCTCGTGCTGATTGCCGGCGGCGACGGCAAGGGCGCCGACTTCAAGGACTTGCGCGACCCCGTGGCAGCCAACTGCCGTGCCGTGGTGCTGATGGGCCGCGACCGCGAATTGATCGCCCAGGCCCTCGGCGATGCCGTGCCGCTGGTTCGCGTCGGTTCGCTGGACGAGGCGGTGCAGCAATGCCGCGCTCTCGCGCAGCCGGGCGACGCGGTGCTGTTGTCGCCGGCCTGCGCCAGTTTCGACATGTTCAAGAACTATGAAGAGCGCGGGCAGTTGTTCGCCCGGGCCGCGGAGGACTTGGCATGA
- the ftsW gene encoding putative lipid II flippase FtsW — protein MSLMNIIKPYPSPLITGRGIDLDFPMLAGCLALLGLGLVMITSASSEVAAVQSGNTLYHMIRHLVYLVIGLGACVVTMMVPIATWQRLGWLMLLGAFGLLVMVLVPGIGREVNGSMRWIGFSFFNVQPSEIAKVFVVIFLAGYLVRRQKEVRESWMGFFKPFIVLLPMAGLLLMEPDFGATVVMMGAAAAMLFLGGVGLFRFILMVALAVAAVTVLVQAQPYRMARLITFTDPWADQFGSGYQLTQALIAFGRGEWLGVGLGNSVQKQFYLPEAHTDFVFSVLAEELGVVGSLCTVALFVFVCVRGMYIGLWAEKAKQFFAAYVAYGLSFLWIGQFLINIGVNVGLLPTKGLTLPFLSYGGSSLVICCACLGLLLRIEWESRTHLGSEEMEFQESDFAEEPTHGR, from the coding sequence ATGAGCCTGATGAACATCATCAAGCCGTACCCGTCGCCGTTGATCACCGGACGTGGCATCGACCTGGATTTCCCGATGCTCGCCGGTTGCCTGGCCTTGCTGGGACTGGGCCTGGTGATGATCACCTCCGCGTCGTCGGAAGTGGCCGCCGTGCAGTCGGGCAACACCCTTTACCACATGATCCGCCACCTGGTTTACCTGGTGATCGGCCTGGGCGCGTGCGTTGTCACCATGATGGTGCCAATCGCCACCTGGCAACGCCTGGGCTGGTTGATGCTGCTCGGTGCCTTCGGCCTGTTGGTGATGGTGCTGGTGCCGGGGATCGGCCGCGAGGTCAACGGCTCGATGCGCTGGATCGGCTTCAGCTTCTTCAACGTGCAGCCCTCGGAGATCGCCAAGGTCTTCGTGGTGATTTTCCTGGCCGGTTATCTGGTGCGTCGCCAGAAAGAAGTGCGCGAGAGCTGGATGGGCTTCTTCAAGCCGTTCATCGTCTTGCTGCCCATGGCGGGCCTGCTGCTGATGGAGCCGGACTTCGGCGCCACGGTGGTGATGATGGGCGCCGCCGCGGCGATGCTGTTCCTCGGTGGGGTCGGGCTGTTTCGCTTCATCCTGATGGTGGCGTTGGCGGTGGCGGCCGTGACCGTGCTGGTTCAGGCGCAACCGTACCGGATGGCGCGCCTGATCACCTTCACCGACCCGTGGGCCGACCAGTTCGGTTCCGGCTATCAATTGACCCAGGCCTTGATTGCCTTCGGTCGCGGCGAATGGTTGGGCGTGGGCCTGGGCAACAGCGTGCAGAAGCAGTTCTACCTGCCGGAAGCCCACACCGACTTCGTATTCTCGGTACTGGCCGAAGAGCTGGGCGTCGTCGGCTCCCTGTGCACCGTCGCCCTGTTCGTGTTCGTCTGTGTGCGCGGCATGTACATCGGCTTGTGGGCCGAAAAGGCCAAGCAGTTTTTCGCCGCTTACGTGGCGTATGGCTTGTCGTTCCTGTGGATCGGCCAGTTCCTGATCAACATCGGCGTGAACGTCGGCCTCTTGCCGACCAAAGGTCTGACGCTGCCGTTCCTCAGTTATGGCGGCAGTTCCCTGGTGATCTGCTGTGCCTGTCTCGGTCTGTTGCTGCGTATCGAATGGGAGAGCCGAACCCACCTGGGCAGCGAAGAGATGGAATTCCAGGAGAGCGACTTCGCCGAGGAGCCGACTCATGGGCGCTAA
- the murG gene encoding undecaprenyldiphospho-muramoylpentapeptide beta-N-acetylglucosaminyltransferase, whose amino-acid sequence MGANVLIMAGGTGGHVFPALACAREFQSRGYTVHWLGTPRGIENELVPGAGLELHRIDASGLRGKGKLSLLKAPLMLLKSIWQARAIIRRLRPVCVVGFGGYVTGPGGVAAKLAGVPVIVHEQNAVAGTANRLLVPLAARVCEAFPDTFTLSGSRRTTGNPVRTELFLETPRPALAGRKARLLILGGSLGAEPLNKLLPEALSLVAPDLRPEVFHQAGKHHDEVTAERYRAAGVEAQVQPFIKDMAQAYGWADLVVCRAGALTISELAAAGLPSMLVPLPHAIDDHQTRNADYLAREGAAFLMPQRTTGAADLAARLTEVLMQPQRLEDMARAARRLAKPDATAQVVDTCLEVAHG is encoded by the coding sequence ATGGGCGCTAACGTGCTGATCATGGCGGGCGGTACCGGCGGGCACGTGTTCCCGGCGCTGGCCTGTGCCCGGGAGTTCCAGTCACGGGGCTACACCGTGCACTGGCTGGGTACGCCGCGGGGCATCGAGAACGAATTGGTGCCTGGCGCCGGCCTCGAACTGCACCGGATCGACGCCAGCGGCCTGCGGGGCAAGGGCAAGTTGTCGTTGCTCAAGGCGCCGCTGATGCTGCTCAAGTCGATCTGGCAGGCGCGAGCGATCATTCGTCGGTTGCGCCCGGTGTGCGTGGTCGGGTTCGGTGGTTATGTGACCGGCCCTGGCGGCGTTGCGGCAAAACTGGCCGGCGTGCCGGTGATCGTCCACGAGCAGAACGCCGTGGCCGGTACCGCCAATCGGTTACTGGTGCCGTTGGCCGCCCGGGTCTGTGAAGCCTTTCCCGACACCTTTACCCTGTCGGGCAGCCGCCGCACCACCGGTAATCCGGTGCGTACCGAGCTGTTCCTGGAGACACCGCGCCCGGCCCTGGCTGGACGCAAGGCGCGTTTGCTGATCCTGGGTGGAAGCCTGGGGGCGGAACCGTTGAACAAATTGCTGCCCGAAGCCTTGTCGCTGGTCGCTCCCGACCTGCGGCCGGAAGTGTTCCATCAGGCAGGCAAACATCACGATGAAGTGACCGCCGAGCGCTACCGCGCCGCCGGCGTCGAGGCGCAAGTGCAGCCTTTCATCAAAGACATGGCCCAAGCCTATGGCTGGGCCGACCTGGTGGTCTGCCGCGCAGGCGCGCTGACCATCAGTGAACTGGCTGCCGCCGGTCTGCCCTCGATGCTGGTGCCTTTGCCCCACGCCATCGACGATCACCAGACCCGTAACGCCGATTATTTGGCCCGTGAAGGCGCTGCCTTCCTGATGCCGCAAAGAACGACTGGCGCCGCGGATCTCGCCGCCCGCCTGACAGAGGTTTTGATGCAGCCGCAACGACTTGAAGACATGGCCCGCGCCGCCCGCCGCCTGGCCAAACCCGATGCCACGGCCCAAGTGGTCGATACCTGCCTGGAGGTGGCCCATGGTTGA
- the murC gene encoding UDP-N-acetylmuramate--L-alanine ligase: protein MVENRKAMPQPEMRRIRRIHFVGIGGVGMCGIAEVLLNLGYQVSGSDLKASPVTERLESFGAQIFIGHRAENAADADVLVVSSAVNTSNPEVATALERRIPVVPRAEMLAELMRYRHGIAVAGTHGKTTTTSLIASVFAAGGLDPTFVIGGRLNAAGTNAQLGTSRYLIAEADESDASFLHLQPLVAVVTNIDADHMATYDGDFNKLKKTFVEFLHNLPFYGLAVVCLDDPVVREILPLIKRPTVTYGFGEDADVRAINVRQQGMQTFFTVLRPDREPLDVSVNMPGNHNVLNSLATICIATDEGVSDEAIVQGLSGFQGVGRRFQVYGELPVDGGNVMLVDDYGHHPTEVAAVIKAVRGGWPERRLVMVYQPHRYSRTRDLYDDFVQVLADANVLLLMEVYPAGEEPIPGADSRQLCHSIRQRGQLDPIYIERGVDLAPLVKPLLRAGDILLCQGAGDIGGLAPKLLKSPLFAGAIVASSEGKLK from the coding sequence ATGGTTGAGAATCGCAAAGCCATGCCGCAACCGGAAATGCGCCGTATCCGCCGTATCCACTTCGTCGGTATCGGCGGCGTGGGCATGTGCGGGATCGCCGAGGTATTGCTGAACCTGGGTTACCAGGTCTCGGGTTCCGACCTGAAAGCTTCCCCGGTCACCGAGCGCCTGGAGTCCTTCGGTGCGCAGATCTTTATCGGTCACCGTGCCGAGAACGCCGCCGATGCTGACGTACTGGTGGTTTCCAGCGCCGTGAACACCTCCAACCCGGAAGTCGCCACCGCCCTGGAACGCCGCATTCCGGTGGTGCCACGGGCTGAGATGCTCGCCGAGCTGATGCGCTATCGCCATGGCATCGCCGTCGCCGGTACCCACGGCAAAACCACCACCACCAGCCTGATCGCCTCGGTGTTCGCGGCCGGTGGCCTGGACCCGACGTTCGTGATCGGTGGTCGTCTGAATGCCGCGGGCACCAATGCCCAGCTGGGCACCAGCCGCTACCTGATCGCCGAAGCCGACGAGAGCGATGCGAGCTTCCTGCACCTGCAACCGCTGGTGGCCGTGGTGACCAACATCGACGCCGACCACATGGCGACCTACGACGGTGACTTCAACAAACTGAAGAAAACCTTCGTCGAGTTCCTCCACAACCTGCCGTTCTACGGTCTGGCCGTGGTGTGCCTGGACGACCCGGTGGTGCGTGAAATCCTGCCGCTGATCAAGCGTCCGACCGTGACCTACGGCTTTGGCGAAGACGCCGACGTGCGCGCCATCAATGTGCGCCAGCAAGGCATGCAGACGTTCTTCACCGTCTTGCGCCCTGATCGCGAGCCGTTGGACGTGTCGGTGAACATGCCCGGCAACCACAACGTGCTCAATTCCTTGGCCACCATCTGCATCGCCACCGACGAAGGCGTCAGCGATGAAGCCATCGTCCAGGGCCTGTCCGGGTTCCAGGGCGTGGGCCGACGTTTCCAGGTCTACGGCGAACTGCCGGTGGACGGCGGCAACGTGATGCTGGTGGACGACTATGGCCACCACCCGACCGAAGTCGCGGCGGTGATCAAGGCCGTGCGCGGTGGCTGGCCGGAGCGGCGCCTGGTGATGGTCTACCAGCCGCACCGCTATAGCCGCACCCGCGACCTGTATGACGATTTCGTCCAGGTGCTGGCCGACGCCAACGTGCTGCTGTTGATGGAAGTCTACCCGGCCGGTGAAGAGCCGATCCCCGGGGCCGACAGCCGCCAGCTGTGCCACAGCATTCGTCAACGCGGCCAGTTGGACCCGATCTACATCGAACGTGGCGTGGACCTCGCGCCGCTGGTCAAGCCGTTGCTGCGCGCCGGCGACATCCTGCTGTGCCAGGGGGCCGGTGACATCGGTGGCCTGGCCCCGAAACTGTTGAAAAGTCCGTTATTCGCCGGAGCAATCGTGGCCTCCAGCGAGGGGAAACTGAAATGA